A region from the Candidatus Electrothrix scaldis genome encodes:
- a CDS encoding DUF3999 domain-containing protein, translated as MMRLLQYCFFLFFVVFCGLPALCDENTQPLQRENFAYGMDLTVSGNHAIYGLNLPVAVYQGCTRADLGDLRVFNANHTVPHLLRAQVVQETERPAQTLPFFPLFSGGKGQNTSPPDLHISTNSQGTIIDIRQNTQRQYGQIITAYIIDTSSLEYPADWLEFTWEGQGENFSTSVSLASSHDLNIWSPQVSSSALAELRFGGHSLLRKRISVPQGIQRKNYLRLSWPAGKDGVQLVRVMAGYNREAQAHFRSMLALTGEALPVTEHGVLRFQYDSKGFFPVDQLKIQLPEQNSLSQIVVFSRADKEASWKRRAAFFAYRITVDGVNLDNGRVTINRTSDRYWRLELEANSGIQQAPTLELGWLPGQLVFMAQGESPYTLAYGRVGLSQALYPVDRLLQALDPQSEKKLVARAQAGAEKVLGGEERLVMTQGLSWRRWLLWGVLLSGVLIVGMMAFKLYRDMNGTQAPQDE; from the coding sequence ATGATGAGACTTTTGCAGTACTGTTTTTTTCTGTTTTTTGTCGTATTCTGCGGTCTTCCCGCTTTATGTGATGAGAATACGCAGCCTTTACAGCGTGAAAATTTTGCTTATGGGATGGATCTGACTGTTAGTGGAAATCATGCCATTTACGGGCTCAATCTGCCTGTAGCTGTTTATCAGGGATGTACTCGGGCCGATCTCGGCGATCTGCGGGTTTTTAATGCGAACCATACAGTACCTCATCTCTTACGGGCTCAGGTTGTCCAGGAGACAGAACGGCCTGCCCAGACCTTGCCCTTTTTTCCCCTTTTTAGTGGGGGGAAGGGACAGAATACTTCCCCTCCTGATCTCCATATCTCTACCAATAGCCAGGGAACGATTATCGATATTCGGCAGAACACTCAGAGGCAGTATGGCCAGATCATAACCGCCTATATCATCGATACCAGCAGCCTGGAGTATCCAGCAGATTGGTTAGAGTTCACCTGGGAAGGGCAAGGAGAGAATTTTTCGACCTCAGTGTCACTGGCCAGTAGTCATGATCTGAATATCTGGTCGCCTCAGGTCTCGTCGTCGGCTTTGGCTGAACTCCGCTTTGGCGGACATTCCCTGTTGCGGAAAAGGATTTCCGTTCCTCAAGGCATTCAGCGTAAAAATTACCTCCGCCTCTCTTGGCCTGCTGGCAAAGATGGAGTGCAGTTGGTTAGGGTCATGGCCGGATATAATCGGGAAGCGCAGGCCCATTTCCGTTCAATGCTCGCCTTGACTGGTGAGGCCTTGCCAGTCACGGAACATGGCGTATTGCGTTTTCAGTATGACAGCAAGGGCTTTTTCCCTGTTGATCAGTTAAAAATTCAGCTGCCTGAACAAAATTCTCTGTCGCAGATTGTGGTTTTTTCCAGGGCTGATAAGGAAGCCTCTTGGAAACGAAGAGCTGCTTTTTTTGCCTATAGAATCACGGTTGATGGCGTGAACCTGGATAACGGAAGAGTCACTATCAATCGAACATCTGATCGCTATTGGCGACTGGAACTGGAAGCGAATAGTGGTATCCAACAAGCACCAACCCTGGAGTTAGGCTGGTTGCCCGGTCAATTGGTCTTTATGGCGCAAGGTGAGAGCCCCTACACTCTGGCCTATGGCCGTGTTGGCCTGAGTCAGGCACTTTACCCGGTGGATAGACTTCTTCAGGCTCTTGATCCGCAGAGTGAGAAAAAGCTGGTGGCAAGGGCCCAAGCAGGAGCAGAGAAGGTGCTCGGCGGAGAGGAGCGTCTTGTCATGACCCAAGGTTTGTCTTGGCGTCGCTGGTTACTTTGGGGGGTTTTGTTGTCAGGAGTATTGATTGTTGGGATGATGGCCTTTAAGCTGTACAGGGATATGAACGGAACGCAGGCTCCTCAGGATGAGTAA